One window of Treponema denticola genomic DNA carries:
- a CDS encoding GNAT family N-acetyltransferase: protein MDLSFRLSKDAEYIALMSKDVQELHYRLYPEYFKPFSYDEILNFFKKQLQEENWFCYIVSCDGKDAGYALFYIRDYQENPFRKAYRGIHIDQIGIAPEYRQKGIGKALMKEIEKIAVKEKASQIELTHWELNEDAKCFYENIGFDTYIRFVVKKI, encoded by the coding sequence ATGGATTTAAGTTTTAGGTTATCAAAAGATGCAGAGTATATCGCATTAATGAGTAAAGATGTGCAAGAGCTTCATTATAGATTGTATCCTGAGTATTTTAAACCTTTTTCATATGATGAAATATTAAACTTTTTTAAAAAGCAATTACAAGAAGAAAATTGGTTTTGCTATATTGTCTCTTGTGACGGAAAAGATGCCGGTTATGCTTTATTTTATATTCGGGATTATCAAGAAAATCCTTTTAGAAAAGCCTATAGAGGAATACATATCGATCAAATCGGCATAGCGCCTGAATACAGACAAAAGGGAATCGGTAAGGCCCTTATGAAAGAAATTGAAAAAATTGCCGTTAAAGAAAAAGCCTCGCAAATCGAGTTGACTCATTGGGAGCTGAACGAAGATGCAAAGTGTTTCTATGAGAATATTGGCTTTGATACGTATATCAGATTTGTTGTTAAAAAAATATAA
- a CDS encoding glycogen/starch/alpha-glucan phosphorylase — protein MVISKEEVKDSVIRRLKRNFSKSLDKATRREIYDAVASTVMELIQSNWIKTMNAQEKTGVRRMYYLSAEFLMGRALINNINNMGIRKTIEEIADEISEPLSIIEDEEPDAGLGNGGLGRLAACFLDSLATMNYPGHGYGIRYKYGMFEQRIENGYQVEYPDRWLFARDPWEVRRSDLSVKVYFGGTPSSRTSESGRLYYDLNGAEEIIATPYDMPIVGYGTDTVNTLRLWEASSDDGFDLPLFNSMEYNRAFQKQIDAESISCILYPNDSGPPGMNLRLKQQYFFTSASLQDIIRSFIHREGTDFTKLPDYVVIQLNDTHPVVGIPELMRILMDDYHLEWDATWDITKKVFAYTNHTILAEALEKWPIDVFQKLLPRIYQIVEEINRRFLAKLYEKYPGDWKKHNNMAIMADGKIHMARLAIAGAFSVNGVAALHTEILKHKELADFYDLYPHKFNNKTNGVTQRRWLLTANPLLSEFITKYIGGGWVTNLNELKKLEAFIDNEEFLEGFIEVKHKNKIRLAEYLEKNQGIFVNPDSIYDVQIKRLHEYKRQLLNILHIMTLYNRIINDPSYDPIPRTFIFGAKAAAAYRRAKEIIKLINTVADRINNDHRVAGKLRVVFVENYRVSAAEKIFPAADISEQISTAGKEASGTGNMKFMINGAVTIGTLDGANIEIIEEAGAENEFIFGLKAEEILKMDKENTYNPREYLAANPELEKAVNQLIDGTYTLPGEQTFRGLYDSLIYGVEGQRPDTYYILADFKSYQKAHEQIISEYYHRHAWAKKCILNIARSGKFSSDRTIQNYVDEIWRLERINVNQ, from the coding sequence TTGGTTATTTCAAAAGAAGAAGTCAAGGATTCCGTAATAAGACGCTTAAAGAGAAATTTCAGTAAAAGCCTTGATAAGGCTACCCGCCGGGAGATTTATGATGCCGTCGCCAGTACGGTTATGGAGCTTATTCAATCTAACTGGATTAAGACTATGAATGCTCAAGAGAAAACCGGCGTTAGAAGGATGTATTATCTTTCAGCCGAATTTTTGATGGGGCGAGCCTTAATCAATAATATAAACAATATGGGCATTCGAAAAACCATTGAAGAAATTGCAGATGAAATCTCCGAACCTCTTTCGATTATCGAGGATGAAGAGCCGGATGCCGGTTTGGGAAACGGAGGCTTGGGAAGACTCGCTGCATGTTTTTTGGATTCTCTTGCAACCATGAACTATCCGGGGCACGGCTACGGCATCCGCTATAAGTATGGAATGTTTGAGCAAAGAATCGAAAACGGCTATCAGGTAGAATATCCCGACCGCTGGCTTTTTGCCCGAGACCCTTGGGAGGTACGCCGCTCCGATTTGAGCGTTAAGGTCTACTTTGGGGGAACTCCTTCTTCCCGAACATCCGAGAGCGGGAGACTCTATTATGATCTAAACGGAGCAGAAGAAATTATTGCCACCCCTTATGATATGCCGATTGTCGGTTACGGTACGGACACGGTAAACACCCTCCGCCTTTGGGAAGCTTCTTCCGATGACGGCTTTGACCTTCCGCTTTTTAACAGCATGGAATACAACAGGGCTTTTCAAAAACAGATAGATGCCGAGAGCATTTCCTGTATTCTATATCCCAATGATTCGGGCCCGCCCGGAATGAATTTACGCTTAAAACAGCAATACTTTTTTACTTCTGCAAGTTTACAGGATATTATACGCTCCTTTATACATAGAGAAGGTACGGATTTTACCAAGCTGCCCGACTATGTTGTGATTCAATTAAACGATACCCATCCCGTTGTGGGAATCCCCGAGCTTATGCGTATTTTGATGGACGATTATCATCTTGAATGGGATGCTACTTGGGATATTACAAAGAAGGTTTTTGCTTACACAAATCACACAATTTTAGCGGAGGCCTTGGAAAAATGGCCGATAGATGTTTTTCAAAAACTTCTGCCTAGGATTTATCAAATCGTTGAAGAAATAAACAGGCGCTTTTTGGCAAAGCTTTACGAAAAATATCCGGGCGATTGGAAAAAGCACAACAATATGGCGATTATGGCTGACGGAAAGATTCACATGGCTCGTCTTGCCATAGCCGGAGCCTTTTCGGTAAACGGAGTTGCTGCTCTTCATACAGAAATCCTAAAGCACAAAGAGCTTGCCGATTTTTATGACCTCTATCCCCATAAGTTTAACAATAAGACCAACGGAGTAACTCAACGGCGTTGGCTTTTAACGGCCAATCCTCTGCTTTCCGAGTTTATCACAAAATACATAGGCGGCGGTTGGGTAACTAATTTGAATGAATTAAAAAAGCTTGAAGCCTTTATAGATAACGAAGAATTTTTAGAAGGTTTTATCGAGGTTAAACATAAAAATAAAATCAGGCTTGCCGAATATCTTGAAAAAAATCAGGGCATATTTGTCAACCCCGATTCTATCTATGATGTTCAAATCAAACGCCTCCACGAATACAAAAGGCAGTTACTGAATATTCTTCATATAATGACCCTTTATAATAGAATTATCAATGACCCGTCCTATGACCCTATTCCTCGAACCTTTATCTTCGGAGCAAAAGCTGCGGCAGCTTATAGGCGTGCAAAGGAAATAATAAAGCTTATCAACACAGTTGCCGACAGAATAAATAACGACCACAGGGTTGCCGGAAAATTAAGAGTTGTCTTTGTTGAAAACTACCGCGTGTCTGCTGCGGAAAAAATCTTCCCTGCTGCCGATATTTCGGAGCAAATTTCTACTGCCGGAAAAGAAGCCTCCGGTACGGGCAATATGAAATTTATGATTAACGGAGCCGTAACCATCGGTACCCTTGACGGGGCTAATATTGAAATTATCGAAGAAGCCGGAGCAGAAAATGAATTTATCTTCGGGCTTAAGGCTGAAGAGATTTTAAAGATGGATAAGGAAAACACCTATAATCCGAGAGAATATCTTGCAGCAAATCCTGAACTGGAAAAGGCTGTCAATCAGCTTATTGACGGGACCTATACCTTGCCGGGAGAACAAACATTTAGAGGTCTTTACGATTCTTTGATTTACGGTGTTGAAGGACAGAGGCCCGATACTTATTATATTCTTGCCGATTTTAAGAGCTATCAAAAAGCTCACGAGCAGATTATAAGCGAGTATTATCACCGCCATGCTTGGGCAAAAAAATGTATTTTAAATATAGCCCGCTCCGGAAAATTCAGTTCGGACAGGACTATTCAAAACTATGTTGATGAAATTTGGAGACTGGAAAGAATAAATGTCAATCAATAA
- a CDS encoding energy-coupling factor transporter transmembrane component T codes for MQKIKTAVDVRTLLFLDIVIMVFMLISGKAEVTLCSFIIAAAVPVITELNLFGNFSFRTGCLKMRCSKSCYLHDLELVDLFDNASYRTGLLYGVLLCYTVLFAGLFSYYQLILHLNVPMFQSAVFSVIGIVAFIVQRIIPFMLLGTVIQKQKNISEITMALDRMRLPRGVILSIAVMFRYFPAIKDDFLVIIDAMKLKGLYTSKCAAMLHPIRTMEFIIVPMLFKSLKTAEELSCAALVKGIENTDKKTSYFDVKLRPIDAVFSLAAIIVLTASMYAKLF; via the coding sequence ATGCAAAAGATTAAAACCGCTGTTGATGTTAGAACGCTTCTTTTTTTAGACATAGTGATTATGGTTTTTATGCTGATTTCCGGAAAGGCGGAGGTAACGCTCTGCTCTTTTATCATTGCGGCGGCAGTGCCGGTCATAACGGAATTAAACCTGTTCGGAAACTTCAGTTTCAGAACAGGCTGCCTTAAAATGCGATGTTCTAAATCGTGCTATTTGCACGATTTAGAACTCGTCGACCTGTTCGATAATGCAAGTTATCGAACAGGTCTATTATACGGTGTCTTGTTGTGCTACACTGTTTTGTTTGCGGGACTTTTTTCCTATTATCAACTGATTTTGCATTTGAATGTTCCGATGTTTCAATCTGCGGTTTTTTCCGTCATCGGAATAGTCGCTTTTATCGTGCAGAGGATTATTCCCTTTATGCTGCTGGGAACGGTAATTCAAAAGCAAAAAAATATTTCGGAAATTACAATGGCGCTCGACCGTATGCGGCTGCCGCGAGGCGTTATCCTCAGCATAGCGGTAATGTTCCGTTATTTTCCTGCAATAAAAGATGATTTTCTGGTTATTATCGATGCGATGAAACTGAAAGGTCTATACACTTCAAAATGTGCGGCTATGCTCCATCCGATACGGACGATGGAATTTATAATCGTGCCGATGTTGTTTAAAAGCCTAAAGACTGCGGAAGAGCTTTCCTGTGCAGCCTTGGTTAAGGGAATTGAAAACACCGATAAAAAAACATCGTACTTTGATGTCAAACTTCGTCCGATAGATGCCGTGTTTTCGCTTGCTGCAATCATAGTGTTGACGGCAAGTATGTACGCAAAATTATTTTGA
- a CDS encoding ATP-dependent helicase, translating to MNEFTEGLNPEQFKAVTTIKGPVLIIAGAGSGKTRVITFRIAHMLDKGIPQSQILALTFTNKAAKEMEERIKELTGKKLQNLTVSTFHAFGVKVLRSHIDKIGWRSNFSIYDETDRNQLIKECGRELKFSADALDVYKVGILFSNIKMGRKDWTNEHDSYKALYKEYQDGLKLYNAVDFDDLIMLPIKIFKEHPEVLAEYRERYRYIMVDEFQDTSTQQYNFMKLIADKNICVVGDDDQSIYSWRGASFENIRNFEKDFPEMIEIKLEQNYRSTGTILAAANGVISHNVNRKVKALWSEKDSGRPIEIFIPENEAAEADFISDMILSLKQREGFKYSDFGVLIRANSLSRPLEESFLEVNIPYRMSGGTSFFQRKEIKDLISYLRVVANPDDDVNLLRIINTPRRGIGKKTLETLSVLATENSCSMRTSIRLLLENPPEDMRGKSIEDLKEFAELISTHRTQLLSGKGLAQKVRKLLDDIAYNEYLITEYQKSEKAAQFKMMNIESFLHSMDDWENNPDNLDGSLYDYLNRITLLTRDDTEEEKGEVNIMTIHSSKGLEFPVVFIAGAEDGLIPHARSVEENDGDVEEERRLFYVAITRAQQKLFITSCRQRRKQGGITECAPSPFLDEIPADLVEYHEPDAQAEEERIADIFSQMKKKFSM from the coding sequence ATGAATGAATTTACTGAAGGTCTTAATCCCGAACAGTTTAAAGCCGTTACTACGATTAAGGGGCCGGTGCTTATAATAGCGGGAGCCGGTTCGGGGAAAACACGCGTTATCACTTTTAGAATTGCACACATGCTCGACAAGGGGATTCCCCAGTCTCAGATTTTGGCTCTTACCTTTACCAATAAGGCTGCCAAGGAAATGGAGGAAAGGATAAAAGAGCTTACCGGCAAAAAACTTCAAAACCTGACTGTCAGTACATTTCACGCCTTTGGAGTTAAGGTTCTGCGTTCCCATATCGACAAAATAGGCTGGAGAAGTAATTTCAGTATTTATGATGAAACCGACCGCAATCAGTTGATTAAAGAATGCGGAAGAGAACTTAAATTCTCGGCAGATGCCTTGGATGTTTATAAGGTAGGTATTCTTTTTTCCAATATCAAAATGGGAAGAAAGGATTGGACAAACGAGCATGATTCGTACAAGGCGCTTTATAAAGAATATCAGGATGGGCTTAAACTTTATAATGCAGTAGACTTTGACGACCTTATAATGCTTCCAATAAAAATTTTTAAAGAACACCCCGAAGTCTTGGCGGAGTACCGCGAAAGATACCGATATATAATGGTTGATGAATTTCAGGATACCAGCACACAGCAATATAATTTTATGAAGCTCATTGCCGACAAAAATATCTGCGTAGTAGGCGATGACGATCAATCTATTTATTCTTGGCGAGGTGCCAGTTTTGAAAATATCCGCAACTTTGAAAAAGACTTTCCCGAAATGATTGAAATAAAACTTGAACAAAACTATCGTTCAACAGGGACAATTTTGGCTGCCGCAAACGGCGTAATTTCTCATAATGTAAACCGCAAGGTAAAAGCTCTTTGGTCAGAAAAAGATTCAGGCCGCCCTATCGAAATTTTTATTCCCGAAAACGAGGCGGCGGAAGCCGATTTTATTTCGGACATGATTTTAAGCTTAAAGCAAAGAGAAGGTTTTAAGTATTCCGACTTCGGAGTTTTAATTCGTGCCAATAGTTTAAGCCGCCCCTTGGAAGAATCCTTTTTGGAAGTAAACATTCCATATAGAATGTCGGGGGGTACAAGTTTTTTTCAGCGCAAAGAAATAAAAGATCTTATAAGCTATCTGCGTGTTGTTGCAAACCCCGACGATGATGTAAACCTCTTGCGCATTATTAACACACCGAGGCGGGGCATAGGCAAAAAAACTCTTGAAACCCTTTCCGTTCTTGCAACGGAAAATTCTTGTTCAATGCGGACTTCAATCCGCCTTCTTCTTGAAAACCCGCCTGAAGATATGAGGGGAAAAAGCATCGAAGATTTAAAAGAATTTGCCGAGCTTATAAGCACACACCGCACCCAGCTTCTTTCGGGGAAGGGTCTTGCTCAAAAGGTTAGAAAACTTTTGGACGACATCGCCTATAACGAATACCTTATTACCGAATACCAAAAAAGCGAAAAGGCAGCTCAATTTAAAATGATGAATATCGAAAGTTTTTTGCACTCGATGGACGATTGGGAAAACAATCCCGACAACTTGGACGGAAGTCTCTACGATTATCTTAACCGCATTACTCTTTTAACCCGCGATGATACTGAAGAAGAAAAAGGCGAAGTAAATATTATGACCATTCATTCTTCAAAGGGCTTGGAGTTTCCTGTGGTCTTTATTGCGGGAGCGGAAGACGGCCTTATTCCCCATGCAAGGAGTGTCGAAGAAAATGACGGAGATGTCGAAGAAGAACGCCGCCTTTTCTATGTGGCCATTACCAGAGCCCAACAAAAACTTTTTATTACAAGCTGCAGGCAAAGACGGAAACAGGGCGGCATAACCGAATGTGCCCCATCTCCTTTTTTGGATGAGATTCCTGCGGACCTCGTCGAATACCACGAGCCCGATGCCCAAGCCGAAGAAGAACGCATCGCCGATATCTTCAGCCAGATGAAAAAAAAGTTTTCGATGTAG
- a CDS encoding Rpn family recombination-promoting nuclease/putative transposase codes for MKKSFDELTIADDFMFCKVMQDEGICKEFLEMVLADKIGKITYLSSQDAVFTGSESKSVRLDLLVKDEAGKSYDIEMQVANEHNIPKRMRYYQAAIDIAFLDKGTHYKALNESYIIFVCLFDAIGKGKPLYTFENMCLEDRQTPLRDGTKKVIINAEAFGKAEDAELKGFLEYLKTGTINTEYTGRIETMIQAVKHNEQARKEYRFMSGFEMDAREEGIQQGKSLGIAEGSRQKALETAKILKQLGDSVKKIMQATGLTQEEVESIS; via the coding sequence ATGAAAAAAAGCTTTGACGAACTGACCATTGCAGACGATTTTATGTTTTGCAAGGTAATGCAGGACGAAGGTATTTGTAAAGAGTTTCTCGAAATGGTCTTGGCAGATAAAATCGGGAAAATCACCTATCTGTCATCCCAAGATGCCGTCTTTACCGGCTCGGAATCCAAATCAGTACGCCTCGATCTGCTTGTAAAGGACGAAGCCGGCAAATCTTACGACATCGAAATGCAAGTGGCGAACGAACATAATATCCCCAAGCGTATGCGTTATTATCAGGCAGCAATCGACATCGCATTCTTAGACAAGGGTACTCACTACAAAGCCTTGAACGAAAGCTATATTATTTTCGTTTGTCTTTTCGACGCTATCGGGAAAGGCAAGCCGCTCTACACATTTGAAAATATGTGCCTTGAAGACCGGCAAACACCCTTACGAGACGGAACAAAAAAGGTTATAATCAATGCGGAAGCATTCGGCAAAGCCGAAGATGCGGAACTCAAAGGCTTTTTGGAATACCTCAAGACAGGTACAATCAACACGGAATATACAGGGAGGATAGAAACAATGATACAGGCAGTAAAACACAACGAACAGGCACGCAAGGAATACCGCTTTATGTCGGGCTTTGAAATGGACGCACGGGAAGAAGGCATACAACAAGGTAAATCGCTCGGTATTGCTGAAGGTTCCCGTCAAAAAGCTCTTGAAACGGCAAAGATATTAAAACAGCTCGGTGATTCCGTAAAAAAGATAATGCAAGCGACCGGCCTAACTCAAGAAGAAGTGGAATCGATTAGCTAA
- a CDS encoding DUF3841 domain-containing protein produces the protein MNEYIKNPYTKNGKTLLFTCQDKRSLDILEKTGLFLNKRIYIEEHLAGISSLMLKCYDWFIKESSKRIKKPDYADYHIWCSVSAKSCMRPEEGNVAYILEVPNEEILYFSGFKWDYVLNLHYVPENEADLAAYEEDIKQKGFKNSYEFIIWKICTDVLR, from the coding sequence TTGAATGAGTATATAAAAAATCCTTATACCAAAAACGGAAAAACGTTATTGTTTACTTGCCAAGATAAAAGGTCGCTGGATATTCTGGAAAAAACGGGGCTTTTTCTTAATAAAAGAATATACATAGAAGAACACCTTGCTGGTATCTCATCTCTTATGCTTAAATGTTATGACTGGTTCATAAAAGAATCGTCCAAGCGCATAAAAAAGCCCGATTATGCCGATTATCATATCTGGTGCTCTGTGAGTGCAAAAAGTTGTATGCGCCCGGAAGAAGGCAATGTTGCCTACATTTTGGAGGTCCCCAACGAAGAAATCTTGTACTTCAGCGGGTTTAAATGGGACTACGTGTTAAATCTGCACTATGTTCCTGAAAACGAAGCAGACCTTGCCGCCTACGAAGAAGACATAAAACAAAAAGGTTTTAAAAATTCCTATGAATTCATTATATGGAAGATATGCACGGATGTTCTCCGATGA
- a CDS encoding MptD family putative ECF transporter S component: METKTNHWKISHFVLIGLMAAIYAAVIYGVGMLTAVTIPVMHVFAPGMTGLLMGPIVLFVVKTVRRFGVLTLLAGLGVALFTLTGMGSINCLIFVVIAGLIADVIIAKTGFKTLSVGIGHGLTQAAYFTGGVFPFLFFLERELAKWQEMGMSREEILEYVKYFTGTFAVIGIVSAIVFGIAGVYIGKLILKRHFKER; the protein is encoded by the coding sequence ATGGAAACAAAAACCAATCACTGGAAAATCAGTCACTTTGTTTTAATCGGTTTAATGGCAGCAATTTATGCAGCCGTTATTTATGGGGTCGGAATGTTGACAGCCGTTACTATCCCCGTTATGCATGTGTTTGCGCCCGGTATGACGGGACTTTTGATGGGGCCTATCGTTCTTTTTGTTGTAAAGACTGTGCGGAGATTCGGCGTGTTGACGCTGCTTGCAGGTTTAGGCGTTGCGCTTTTTACGCTGACCGGAATGGGAAGTATTAATTGTCTGATTTTTGTTGTCATTGCGGGTTTGATAGCCGATGTGATTATCGCAAAAACAGGATTCAAAACGCTTTCGGTCGGTATCGGTCACGGACTGACGCAGGCTGCATATTTTACCGGAGGCGTGTTCCCTTTCCTTTTCTTTTTGGAACGGGAATTGGCAAAGTGGCAGGAAATGGGAATGAGCCGGGAAGAGATACTTGAATATGTGAAATATTTTACCGGAACCTTCGCCGTTATCGGCATAGTATCCGCTATCGTTTTCGGTATTGCAGGCGTCTATATCGGAAAGCTCATCTTAAAACGCCATTTTAAGGAGCGGTAA
- a CDS encoding DUF3841 domain-containing protein: MFSDEEKRVRDSWLRVFDIDDWNIFDVQANIWHIKKEWVKQVIRPGERIPKCFVLD; the protein is encoded by the coding sequence ATGTTCTCCGATGAAGAAAAACGGGTACGGGACAGCTGGCTCAGAGTTTTTGATATAGACGATTGGAATATCTTTGATGTGCAGGCAAATATCTGGCACATAAAAAAAGAATGGGTTAAACAGGTCATCAGGCCGGGTGAAAGAATCCCCAAATGTTTCGTCTTGGATTAA
- a CDS encoding MalY/PatB family protein, whose protein sequence is MSINKTKKYDFENTLPRKNIGSAKWELMYQWKHDVSDGIIPLSVADMEFKNPPEITEGLKSYLDRLILGYSTRYADYDNAVINWLKRKHDYSVSAEMILQTPGIVNAFFAAVNAFTEKGDGVIIMRPVYYPFSMAIEMNERELVNCPLLCDKDNYYTIDYEKFEKLAKQPKNKLLIFCSPHNPVGRVWKKEELKKLAEIALENNVIVFSDEIWNDIIMPGYKHTLMASISKEIGANTMTATAPSKTFNVAGLATSNIIVENETLRKKYDEMLQRMKSSSVNVLGFKACEIAYTQCDKWLEELLQVLDTNQRLVKNYFDSNFPMLKSRFIEGTYLQWIDFRALGMDNQTLENFMHNEAQFFTDEGYVFGSEGDGFERINVGCPTKILKQHLEMLGDALKKRLLSL, encoded by the coding sequence ATGTCAATCAATAAAACAAAAAAGTATGATTTTGAAAATACCCTTCCGCGAAAGAACATAGGTTCCGCTAAGTGGGAGCTTATGTACCAATGGAAACATGATGTTTCGGACGGCATAATTCCGCTTTCGGTGGCCGATATGGAATTTAAAAACCCACCCGAAATAACTGAAGGCTTAAAAAGTTATCTCGATAGATTGATTTTGGGCTATTCTACGCGGTATGCCGATTATGACAATGCCGTAATAAATTGGCTTAAGCGTAAGCATGATTACTCCGTAAGTGCCGAAATGATTCTTCAGACGCCCGGTATTGTAAATGCTTTTTTTGCTGCAGTAAATGCCTTTACCGAAAAAGGAGACGGTGTAATAATTATGAGGCCGGTATATTATCCCTTTTCTATGGCAATCGAAATGAATGAGCGGGAGCTTGTAAATTGCCCTCTTCTATGCGATAAGGACAACTATTATACAATAGATTATGAGAAATTTGAAAAGCTTGCAAAGCAGCCTAAAAATAAACTTTTAATCTTTTGCTCTCCTCATAACCCTGTGGGCCGTGTATGGAAAAAAGAGGAATTAAAAAAACTTGCCGAAATAGCCTTAGAAAATAATGTTATAGTTTTTTCCGATGAAATATGGAACGATATTATAATGCCCGGCTATAAACACACTCTTATGGCAAGTATTTCAAAAGAAATAGGTGCAAATACCATGACTGCGACTGCTCCTTCAAAAACCTTCAACGTTGCAGGGCTTGCTACATCAAATATAATTGTCGAAAATGAGACTCTTAGAAAAAAATATGATGAAATGCTTCAGAGGATGAAATCTTCAAGTGTAAATGTTCTCGGGTTTAAAGCCTGCGAAATAGCTTATACCCAATGTGATAAATGGCTTGAGGAACTTCTTCAAGTTCTTGATACTAATCAAAGGCTTGTTAAAAACTATTTTGATTCCAATTTTCCCATGCTTAAAAGCCGTTTCATTGAAGGTACTTATCTTCAATGGATTGATTTTAGAGCCCTCGGAATGGATAACCAAACTTTGGAAAATTTTATGCACAATGAAGCCCAATTTTTTACGGATGAAGGCTATGTTTTCGGATCTGAAGGAGACGGCTTTGAAAGAATCAATGTCGGCTGTCCTACTAAAATTTTAAAGCAGCATTTGGAGATGCTCGGTGATGCATTAAAGAAAAGATTGTTATCATTATGA
- a CDS encoding DUF308 domain-containing protein, translating to MSEKKLSYSMIFLAIAVMSTVLGLVCIFNPDSITRIIVTIVGISLIVYGLVEIYQFLSIKMNTFLVLGIILIGLGLFCLVNPSAVLGLIGLVLGLFLVCLGAVEVKKSFDLKRFGVKLWWLWLIFAGIVCLIGLSGLFNLASISGLFASLIGFGFLINGVSSIWLFFVLKKRS from the coding sequence ATGTCTGAAAAAAAATTATCTTATTCTATGATTTTTTTGGCTATTGCCGTGATGTCTACAGTTTTAGGGCTTGTATGTATTTTTAACCCTGACAGTATAACAAGAATTATTGTGACTATTGTCGGTATTTCGTTAATCGTTTACGGACTTGTTGAAATTTATCAGTTTCTTTCGATTAAAATGAATACCTTTTTGGTATTGGGTATCATTCTTATAGGACTGGGGCTTTTTTGTCTGGTAAATCCAAGCGCCGTTCTTGGTCTTATCGGCCTAGTGCTCGGACTATTTTTGGTTTGCCTTGGGGCCGTTGAGGTCAAAAAGTCATTCGATCTAAAAAGATTCGGTGTGAAGCTGTGGTGGCTTTGGCTTATCTTTGCCGGGATTGTATGCCTAATAGGGCTTTCCGGGCTTTTTAATCTTGCAAGCATTTCAGGCCTCTTTGCAAGTCTGATAGGTTTCGGCTTTTTGATAAACGGAGTAAGCAGTATTTGGCTTTTCTTTGTATTGAAGAAAAGGAGCTGA